In Gemmatimonadota bacterium, the following are encoded in one genomic region:
- a CDS encoding Glu/Leu/Phe/Val dehydrogenase, translating into MNLFDTIAGMGHEQLVVCHDKSSGYRGIIAIHDTTLGPALGGTRFWQYRSDEEAIIDALRLARGMTYKNAVAGLNLGGGKAVIIGDNRTAKREMIFRAHGRFVESLGGRYVTAEDVGTSTADMDFVHMETDYVAGLATKSGDPSPVTARGVFRAIQASAKHRWGSESVAGKTIAVQGLGNVGHYLCKELHAHEAKLVVTDIDATRVKRVVDEFGARAVDLDAIYSTAADIFAPCALGGIINDDTLPKLRVEIIAGAANNQLLLAEKHGGELEKKGILYAPDFVANAGGVINVYSELAGWTAQRALRKADEIYDTTLGVFEIAREQGIPTYEAADRLAERRLHAVGGLVRTWPQWPRKS; encoded by the coding sequence ATGAACTTGTTCGATACCATCGCCGGCATGGGCCATGAGCAACTCGTCGTCTGTCACGACAAGTCCTCGGGCTACCGCGGCATCATCGCCATCCACGATACCACACTCGGTCCCGCCCTCGGCGGGACGCGGTTCTGGCAGTATCGCAGCGATGAGGAGGCCATCATCGATGCCCTGCGCCTCGCGCGCGGCATGACCTACAAGAACGCGGTCGCCGGCCTCAACCTCGGCGGCGGCAAGGCCGTCATCATCGGCGACAATCGCACGGCCAAGCGCGAGATGATCTTCCGCGCCCACGGGCGCTTCGTCGAGTCGTTAGGTGGTCGCTACGTCACCGCCGAGGACGTGGGGACGAGCACCGCCGACATGGACTTCGTCCACATGGAGACCGACTACGTCGCCGGCCTCGCCACCAAGTCGGGCGACCCGTCACCCGTGACGGCACGCGGCGTCTTTCGCGCCATCCAGGCCTCGGCCAAGCATCGCTGGGGCTCCGAGTCGGTCGCCGGCAAGACCATCGCCGTGCAGGGACTCGGCAACGTCGGTCACTACCTGTGCAAGGAGCTGCACGCGCACGAGGCCAAGCTCGTGGTCACTGACATCGACGCCACGCGCGTGAAGCGCGTTGTCGACGAATTCGGCGCGCGCGCCGTCGACCTCGACGCCATCTACAGCACGGCGGCCGATATCTTCGCCCCCTGCGCCCTGGGCGGCATCATCAACGACGACACGCTTCCCAAGCTCCGCGTCGAGATCATCGCCGGTGCCGCCAACAACCAGCTCCTCCTCGCCGAGAAGCACGGCGGCGAGTTGGAGAAGAAGGGGATCCTGTACGCCCCCGACTTCGTCGCCAACGCGGGCGGCGTGATCAACGTGTACAGCGAACTCGCCGGCTGGACGGCGCAGCGTGCGCTGCGCAAGGCAGACGAGATCTACGACACCACGCTCGGCGTCTTCGAGATCGCCCGCGAGCAGGGCATCCCGACCTACGAAGCGGCGGATCGCCTGGCCGAGCGCCGCTTGCACGCCGTGGGTGGCCTCGTGCGCACCTGGCCGCAGTGGCCGCGGAAGAGCTGA
- a CDS encoding cupin domain-containing protein, giving the protein MPVVNLADKFSRFADYWHPRIVGELNGQHVKVAKLLGEFDWHFHADEDELFLVIQGTLTMQLRDGDVTIGEGEFFIVPRGVEHRPVAEEEVHVVLFEPASTFHTGNVVTEKTRESLEWI; this is encoded by the coding sequence ATGCCCGTCGTCAACCTCGCCGACAAGTTCTCCCGCTTCGCCGACTACTGGCACCCGCGCATCGTGGGGGAGCTCAACGGCCAGCACGTGAAGGTCGCCAAGCTGCTCGGCGAGTTCGACTGGCACTTCCATGCGGACGAGGACGAGCTCTTCCTCGTGATCCAGGGGACGCTCACCATGCAGCTGCGCGACGGCGACGTGACCATCGGCGAGGGGGAGTTCTTCATCGTCCCCCGCGGCGTCGAGCACCGCCCGGTCGCCGAGGAAGAGGTGCACGTCGTGCTCTTCGAGCCGGCATCGACCTTCCACACCGGGAACGTGGTGACGGAGAAGACGCGCGAGTCGCTGGAGTGGATCTGA
- a CDS encoding acetyl-CoA C-acetyltransferase, translating to MSDTSRTPVIVSAARTPIGKYLGALASLSAPDLGAIAIREALRRSGIAGDQVNEVILGHVLQGGTGQAPARQALIKSGIPSSVSALTINKVCGSGLKAVMLAAQSIKAGDAQVVVAGGQESMSNAPHYLYNMRGGVKIGDQTLVDGMIKDGLWCAFCDVHMGNHAEYTANKGQVSRQRQDEFSVQSHLKAAAAQEAGKFAAEIVPVEIPGRKGPTVVSADEGPRKDSSVEALGKLRPAFPSKEATDLSVTAGNASSLNDGGAALVVTSEAYARAHGLTILARIDAYATGAVDPKDLFFAPVNAVGNLMKKQGTTIGDYDLIEANEAFAAQAIADGDALGWDWDRVNVNGGAIALGHPIGASGARVLVTLLHALADRGKARGLATLCLGGGDAVALSVSRVA from the coding sequence ATGTCCGATACATCGCGCACTCCCGTCATCGTCAGCGCGGCACGCACGCCGATCGGGAAGTACCTCGGCGCCCTCGCCTCGCTCAGCGCCCCTGACCTCGGCGCCATCGCCATCCGTGAAGCGCTCCGGCGCTCCGGCATCGCCGGCGACCAGGTCAACGAAGTAATCCTCGGTCACGTGCTGCAGGGCGGGACCGGCCAGGCGCCGGCTCGGCAGGCGCTGATCAAGTCCGGCATTCCGTCATCGGTCTCGGCGCTGACCATCAACAAGGTCTGCGGCTCCGGACTCAAGGCGGTGATGCTCGCCGCCCAGTCCATCAAGGCGGGTGACGCGCAGGTGGTCGTGGCTGGGGGACAGGAATCGATGTCGAACGCCCCGCACTACCTCTACAACATGCGCGGAGGGGTGAAGATCGGCGACCAGACGCTGGTCGATGGCATGATCAAGGACGGGCTGTGGTGCGCCTTCTGCGACGTGCACATGGGGAATCACGCCGAGTACACGGCCAACAAGGGGCAGGTCTCGCGGCAGCGACAGGACGAGTTCTCCGTGCAGTCGCACCTCAAGGCGGCGGCGGCGCAGGAGGCGGGGAAGTTCGCCGCCGAGATCGTCCCGGTGGAGATTCCGGGGCGCAAGGGACCGACGGTGGTGAGTGCCGATGAAGGGCCGCGCAAGGACTCGAGCGTCGAGGCGTTAGGCAAGCTGCGCCCCGCCTTCCCGTCCAAGGAAGCGACCGACCTGAGCGTCACGGCGGGGAACGCCTCGTCGCTCAACGATGGCGGTGCCGCCCTCGTGGTGACATCGGAGGCGTACGCCCGTGCCCACGGCCTGACGATCCTCGCCCGCATCGATGCGTACGCGACGGGTGCCGTCGACCCCAAGGACCTCTTCTTTGCCCCCGTCAACGCGGTGGGGAACCTGATGAAGAAGCAGGGGACGACGATCGGCGACTACGACCTCATCGAGGCCAACGAGGCATTCGCCGCGCAGGCCATCGCCGACGGCGACGCACTGGGCTGGGACTGGGACCGGGTGAACGTGAATGGCGGCGCGATCGCCCTCGGCCATCCGATCGGGGCGAGCGGGGCGCGCGTGCTCGTGACGCTCCTGCACGCCCTCGCCGATCGCGGCAAGGCCCGCGGCCTGGCCACGCTGTGCCTCGGGGGCGGTGACGCAGTGGCACTCTCGGTCAGCCGGGTAGCCTAA
- the thrS gene encoding threonine--tRNA ligase produces MSAPLTLTLPNGDTRQVDAGTLPRDVVASIGPRLLNAAIAVTVDGEVQDLMTPLRRGGAFKVLTDKDAESLAVLRHSGAHILATAVRRLRPDAKIGFGPAIDDGFYYDFEVEKPFTPEDLESFEAEMKKVIAEKYPFQREEVDRDEANVRFADDPLKLERIADLPEGEIISTYTDGPFIDLCRGPHVPDTSYLKHFKLLHTAGAYWRGDERRQMLQRIYATAFWKKEDLEQHLFRIEEAKRRDHRVVGKALDLFMFHPYAPGAAFWTERGTTIVNTINDFLRELQRDDYKEVRTPLLFNKALWEQSGHWGKYRENMFLVLNSETEEHDMSLKPMNCPSHYLLFNAKKHSYRELPLRYNTYDVLHRNEITGALSGLTRVRQFQQDDCHIFLMESQIAEEVHRLMQFILGYYRTFGLTATVKFATRPPTRVGTDEMWDRAEAALKAALEATGMPYELKPGDGAFYGPKIDFDVTDSLGRAWQLGTIQLDYAAPERFDMSYTGEDNTTHRPVVIHRAVSGSFERFMAILIEHFAGAFPVWLAPEQVRILPITDDLAPQAELVTKQLRAAGIRATMDAHNDTLNYRIREAELQKVPYMAVLGKREAEQGTLAVRMRGQGKKQDIVPVDEFVARVQEQIRTRALDLV; encoded by the coding sequence ATGTCTGCTCCGCTGACCCTCACGCTCCCCAACGGCGATACTCGCCAGGTCGATGCCGGCACGCTGCCGCGCGACGTGGTCGCCTCGATCGGCCCGCGACTGCTCAACGCAGCGATCGCGGTCACCGTGGACGGTGAGGTGCAGGACCTCATGACGCCGCTCCGCCGGGGCGGGGCGTTCAAGGTGCTGACGGACAAGGACGCCGAGTCGCTGGCCGTGCTCCGCCACTCGGGGGCGCACATCCTGGCCACCGCGGTGCGCCGCCTGCGCCCCGACGCCAAGATCGGCTTCGGCCCCGCCATCGATGACGGCTTCTACTACGACTTCGAGGTCGAGAAGCCCTTCACCCCCGAGGACCTCGAGTCGTTCGAGGCGGAGATGAAGAAGGTCATCGCCGAGAAGTACCCGTTCCAGCGCGAGGAGGTCGACCGCGACGAGGCCAACGTGCGCTTCGCCGACGACCCGCTCAAGCTCGAGCGCATCGCCGACCTCCCCGAGGGGGAGATCATCTCGACGTACACTGACGGTCCGTTCATCGACCTGTGCCGCGGCCCGCACGTCCCCGACACGTCGTACCTCAAGCACTTCAAGCTCCTGCACACCGCCGGGGCGTACTGGCGCGGTGACGAGCGCCGCCAGATGCTGCAGCGCATCTACGCCACGGCCTTCTGGAAGAAGGAAGACCTCGAGCAGCACCTCTTCCGCATCGAGGAGGCCAAGCGCCGCGACCATCGCGTGGTGGGCAAGGCGCTCGACCTCTTCATGTTCCACCCGTACGCGCCCGGCGCCGCCTTCTGGACCGAGCGCGGGACGACGATCGTCAACACGATCAACGACTTCCTCCGCGAGCTGCAACGCGACGACTACAAGGAAGTGCGCACGCCGCTGCTCTTCAACAAGGCGCTATGGGAGCAGTCGGGCCACTGGGGGAAGTATCGCGAGAACATGTTCCTCGTGCTCAACTCCGAGACGGAGGAGCACGACATGTCGCTCAAGCCGATGAACTGCCCCTCGCATTACCTCCTGTTCAACGCCAAGAAGCACTCGTACCGCGAACTCCCGCTGCGCTACAACACGTACGACGTGCTGCACCGCAACGAGATCACCGGCGCCCTCTCCGGGCTCACCCGCGTGCGCCAGTTCCAGCAGGACGACTGCCACATCTTCCTGATGGAGTCGCAGATTGCCGAGGAAGTCCATCGCCTCATGCAGTTCATCCTCGGCTACTATCGCACCTTCGGGCTCACGGCGACGGTGAAGTTCGCCACGCGCCCGCCGACGCGCGTGGGAACCGACGAGATGTGGGACCGCGCCGAGGCGGCGCTCAAGGCCGCGCTCGAGGCGACGGGGATGCCGTACGAACTCAAGCCGGGCGACGGCGCCTTCTACGGCCCCAAGATCGACTTCGACGTCACCGACTCGTTAGGGCGGGCCTGGCAGCTCGGCACCATCCAGCTCGACTACGCCGCCCCGGAACGGTTCGACATGAGCTACACCGGCGAGGACAACACCACGCATCGCCCGGTGGTCATCCATCGTGCCGTGTCGGGGTCGTTCGAACGCTTCATGGCGATCCTCATCGAGCACTTCGCCGGCGCCTTCCCGGTCTGGCTCGCCCCGGAACAGGTGCGCATCCTCCCCATCACCGACGACCTCGCCCCGCAAGCCGAGTTGGTGACGAAGCAGCTGCGCGCCGCCGGGATCCGCGCCACCATGGATGCGCATAACGACACGCTCAACTACCGCATCCGCGAGGCCGAGTTGCAGAAGGTCCCGTACATGGCGGTGCTGGGCAAGCGCGAGGCGGAGCAGGGGACGCTGGCCGTGCGCATGCGCGGGCAGGGGAAGAAGCAGGACATCGTCCCGGTCGACGAGTTCGTGGCCCGCGTGCAGGAGCAGATCCGCACGCGCGCGCTCGACCTCGTCTAG
- a CDS encoding 3-hydroxybutyryl-CoA dehydrogenase, whose translation MSDAIAVIGAGQMGNGIAHVFAQAGFPVTMIDVSADALARGRSTIEKNLDRQVKKGTIDAAAKDATLARLSTSTDIAAIAGATLVVEAATENVDLKHRIFGDMDRLAAPGAILATNTSSISITDIAARTKRPEQVIGMHFMNPVPVMQLVEVIRGLATSDATTQRVLELSKAVGKTPVEVNDFPGFVANRILLPMINEAVFALMEGVGTVEAIDTVMKLGMNHPMGPLALADLIGLDTCLAILEVLHEGLGDSKYRPCPLLRKYVAAGWYGRKSGRGFYNYAA comes from the coding sequence ATGTCCGATGCGATTGCGGTGATTGGAGCGGGGCAGATGGGGAACGGCATTGCCCATGTCTTTGCCCAGGCGGGCTTCCCGGTGACGATGATCGACGTCTCCGCCGACGCCCTCGCGCGTGGGCGGTCGACGATCGAGAAGAACCTCGATCGCCAGGTGAAGAAGGGGACCATCGATGCGGCGGCCAAGGACGCGACGCTGGCGCGCCTGTCGACCAGCACCGACATCGCGGCCATCGCCGGCGCCACGCTGGTCGTGGAAGCCGCGACCGAAAACGTCGACCTCAAGCATCGCATCTTTGGCGACATGGACCGCCTGGCGGCCCCCGGGGCGATCCTCGCGACCAACACCAGCTCGATCTCCATCACCGACATCGCCGCACGGACAAAGCGTCCGGAGCAGGTGATCGGGATGCACTTCATGAATCCCGTGCCGGTCATGCAGCTCGTCGAGGTCATCCGAGGGCTGGCCACCAGCGACGCGACCACTCAGCGCGTCCTCGAGCTGTCGAAGGCGGTCGGCAAGACGCCGGTCGAGGTCAATGACTTTCCGGGGTTCGTCGCCAACCGCATCCTCCTCCCGATGATCAACGAGGCGGTCTTCGCGTTGATGGAAGGGGTGGGGACGGTGGAGGCGATCGACACCGTGATGAAGCTCGGCATGAATCATCCCATGGGCCCGCTCGCCCTGGCCGATCTCATTGGCCTCGATACGTGCCTGGCCATCCTCGAGGTGCTGCATGAGGGCCTCGGCGACTCGAAGTATCGCCCCTGTCCCTTGCTCCGGAAGTACGTCGCCGCCGGCTGGTATGGCCGCAAGAGTGGCCGCGGCTTCTACAACTACGCCGCGTAA
- a CDS encoding acyl-CoA dehydrogenase family protein, giving the protein MSWALIPLTEEQRAIQQAARDFAHAELAPHSERWDRESFFDRSIVGKLGALGFLGMLIPEAYDGLGLDTCTYLVALEEIAAVDASVAVLMSVHNSLPTQMLLRYGSEAQKQRYLKPMARGESLGAFALSEPDAGSDAASLRTQAVRDGDHYVLSGVKAWVSAGGHADVILAMARTDTPNDRKGARGISTFIVTPDMPGFSVGKKEDKMGLRGSETTQLVFDELRVPAANLLGQEGMGFVYAMQSLDNGRLGIAAQSIGIARAALEHSVRYAAERKQFGKAIKEFQAIQFKLADMSTRVAASRALLYAAAAAKDRGQPITQFGSMSKLMASETAMWVTTQAIQIFGGYGYVKDYPVERLFRDAKVTEIYEGTSEIQRIVIARELYAKS; this is encoded by the coding sequence ATGAGCTGGGCCCTGATCCCCCTCACCGAAGAACAGCGCGCCATCCAGCAGGCGGCGCGCGACTTCGCCCACGCCGAACTCGCGCCGCACAGCGAGCGATGGGATCGCGAGTCGTTCTTCGATCGCAGCATCGTCGGGAAGCTGGGCGCGTTAGGCTTCCTCGGCATGCTCATCCCCGAGGCGTACGACGGCCTGGGGCTCGACACCTGCACGTATCTCGTCGCGCTCGAGGAGATCGCCGCGGTCGATGCGTCGGTGGCGGTCCTGATGAGCGTGCACAACTCGCTCCCCACGCAGATGCTCCTGCGCTATGGCAGCGAGGCGCAGAAGCAGCGGTACCTCAAGCCGATGGCACGCGGCGAGTCGCTCGGTGCCTTCGCCCTCTCCGAGCCGGATGCCGGCTCCGACGCGGCGTCTCTGCGTACGCAGGCCGTGCGGGATGGCGACCACTACGTCCTCTCCGGCGTCAAGGCGTGGGTCAGCGCCGGGGGACACGCCGATGTCATCCTCGCGATGGCCCGCACCGATACTCCCAATGACAGAAAGGGGGCCCGGGGGATCTCCACCTTCATTGTCACACCGGACATGCCCGGCTTCTCCGTGGGCAAGAAGGAGGACAAGATGGGGCTCCGGGGCTCCGAGACGACGCAACTCGTCTTTGACGAACTGCGTGTCCCCGCCGCCAATCTCCTGGGGCAGGAGGGGATGGGCTTCGTCTACGCCATGCAGTCGCTCGACAACGGGCGCCTGGGCATCGCCGCGCAGTCCATCGGCATCGCCCGCGCGGCGCTCGAGCACTCGGTGCGCTATGCCGCCGAGCGCAAGCAGTTCGGCAAGGCGATCAAGGAATTCCAGGCCATCCAGTTCAAGCTGGCCGACATGTCCACGCGCGTCGCCGCGTCGCGCGCCTTGCTCTACGCGGCCGCAGCGGCCAAGGACCGCGGCCAACCCATCACCCAGTTCGGGTCCATGAGCAAGCTCATGGCCTCGGAAACGGCCATGTGGGTCACCACCCAGGCCATCCAGATCTTCGGCGGCTACGGCTACGTGAAGGACTATCCCGTCGAGCGCCTCTTCCGCGATGCCAAGGTGACCGAAATCTACGAAGGCACGTCTGAGATCCAGCGAATCGTGATCGCCCGTGAACTGTACGCGAAGTCCTAG
- a CDS encoding APC family permease, translated as MVGTRGSLLRVLGVGFGIAVAVGGGVGVGILRTPGAIAEALPHPGLILLVWVLGGAYALLQANNLSELAAAHPRSGGPYVFARRAFGPYGGFVVGWADWLSLVVATAYLPLALGEFVARLVPAWLGLEPLIAFLALATLLGVQMRGVKAGSRVQEVVALLKALALLAFVALCFVAAPAAREVAAPAAALVPQRPVTVLAFAGALQLVIGAYGGWYAAAFFGEEQKDPGRAVPRALLSSVLVMLVLYVSVNLAYLRILPMGEFMASKLPAASAMQRVFGGASDQVVTGLSVLLMIGIVNALVMIAPRALYALACDGLFVRQAVSVNTGGTPVGATIVTVAVAVTLAATGTFERLFALTAFLMIVVDASNNVGLLLLRVREPEMARPYRAIGAPATTIVSLCVALALLAGFTASDPRTAAIGVAFIACSYPLFRFASRGAAARTTPSTA; from the coding sequence ATGGTCGGTACGCGCGGTTCCCTGCTGCGTGTACTTGGCGTCGGCTTCGGCATCGCGGTGGCGGTCGGCGGTGGGGTCGGGGTCGGCATCCTCCGTACCCCTGGCGCTATCGCCGAGGCGCTCCCGCATCCGGGGCTCATCCTCCTCGTCTGGGTGTTAGGCGGGGCCTACGCGCTGTTGCAGGCCAACAACCTGTCGGAACTGGCGGCGGCCCACCCGCGATCGGGGGGGCCGTACGTCTTTGCGCGGCGCGCCTTCGGTCCCTACGGGGGATTCGTCGTCGGCTGGGCCGACTGGCTCTCGCTCGTGGTAGCCACCGCGTACCTCCCGCTGGCGCTGGGCGAATTCGTCGCCCGCCTCGTGCCCGCGTGGCTGGGGTTGGAGCCGCTCATTGCCTTTCTCGCCCTGGCGACGTTGCTCGGCGTGCAGATGCGCGGGGTGAAGGCGGGGAGTCGCGTGCAGGAAGTCGTCGCCCTGCTCAAGGCGCTCGCCCTCCTCGCCTTCGTGGCCCTCTGCTTCGTGGCGGCTCCGGCCGCGCGCGAGGTGGCGGCACCGGCGGCTGCGCTTGTCCCGCAACGACCGGTCACGGTGCTCGCCTTCGCCGGCGCGTTGCAGCTGGTGATCGGCGCCTACGGCGGCTGGTACGCCGCCGCCTTCTTCGGCGAGGAGCAGAAGGACCCGGGACGCGCCGTCCCGCGGGCGCTCCTCAGCTCCGTGCTCGTCATGCTCGTCCTCTACGTGTCGGTCAACCTCGCCTACCTGCGCATCCTCCCGATGGGAGAGTTCATGGCGAGCAAGCTCCCGGCCGCCAGTGCGATGCAGCGGGTCTTTGGCGGTGCCAGCGACCAGGTGGTAACTGGGCTGTCGGTCCTCCTCATGATCGGGATCGTCAACGCGCTGGTGATGATCGCCCCGCGTGCCCTCTACGCCCTGGCGTGCGACGGGCTCTTCGTGCGCCAGGCGGTGTCGGTGAACACGGGGGGGACCCCCGTGGGGGCCACGATCGTGACCGTCGCGGTCGCCGTCACTCTCGCCGCGACGGGGACCTTCGAGCGGCTGTTCGCCCTCACCGCCTTCCTCATGATCGTGGTCGACGCGTCCAACAACGTCGGGCTCCTCCTGCTGCGCGTGCGCGAGCCGGAGATGGCGCGACCGTATCGGGCCATCGGCGCCCCCGCCACCACGATCGTGTCGCTCTGCGTCGCGCTCGCCCTCCTCGCCGGCTTCACGGCGAGCGACCCGCGCACCGCCGCCATCGGCGTCGCCTTCATCGCCTGCAGCTATCCGCTCTTCCGCTTCGCCTCGCGCGGCGCCGCCGCACGGACGACCCCCTCGACTGCCTAA
- a CDS encoding CPBP family intramembrane metalloprotease, whose amino-acid sequence MSSTEAGGRLATPTGGGAGERPRVTPLWRFAVFVLASSVGVLGCRAVIPMFAAVLEDRTGVRLPSFVLTLSAGMLIGHWWTFRQAEPHGWRLVMLDRSALSLRAVLSGAAFGAAAVGVPSLLLLAIGWLRLEPMPEGDLLTSALLTLGLLIPAALWEELVARGYALALLRERFGARTAVAITSVAFGLMHLENQGATFQSIALVTLAGIFLGSIVMAMRSLYAAWSAHVAWNFVMAGVMHTSVSGMGMGTPNYRTIDAGPDWATGGMWGPEAGIFAGAGMVLGMYLLLRRGARPAAPDET is encoded by the coding sequence ATGTCCTCGACCGAGGCGGGAGGGCGTCTCGCGACGCCGACCGGCGGCGGGGCAGGGGAGCGTCCGCGCGTGACGCCGCTGTGGCGCTTTGCGGTGTTTGTCCTCGCCTCGTCGGTGGGAGTGCTCGGCTGCCGCGCGGTCATTCCGATGTTCGCCGCCGTCCTGGAGGACCGGACGGGGGTGCGGCTGCCGAGCTTTGTCCTCACCCTCTCGGCGGGGATGCTCATCGGCCACTGGTGGACCTTTCGTCAGGCGGAGCCGCACGGGTGGCGCCTGGTGATGCTCGATCGCTCGGCCCTGTCGCTCCGGGCGGTGCTGAGCGGGGCGGCCTTCGGCGCGGCGGCGGTCGGTGTGCCATCGCTGCTGTTGCTGGCCATCGGGTGGTTGCGGCTGGAGCCCATGCCCGAGGGAGACCTCCTGACGTCTGCGCTCCTGACGCTCGGGCTCCTCATCCCGGCGGCGCTGTGGGAGGAGCTGGTGGCGCGCGGGTATGCGCTGGCGCTCCTGCGCGAGCGCTTTGGGGCCCGCACGGCTGTCGCGATCACCAGCGTCGCCTTCGGCCTCATGCACCTGGAGAACCAGGGGGCGACGTTCCAGTCCATCGCCCTCGTCACGCTCGCGGGGATCTTCCTCGGCAGCATCGTGATGGCCATGCGCAGCCTGTACGCCGCGTGGTCGGCACACGTGGCGTGGAATTTCGTGATGGCCGGCGTGATGCACACGTCGGTGAGCGGGATGGGGATGGGAACACCGAACTATCGCACCATCGACGCGGGTCCCGACTGGGCCACCGGTGGGATGTGGGGGCCGGAGGCCGGGATCTTCGCCGGCGCGGGGATGGTGCTGGGGATGTACCTCCTGTTGCGGCGTGGTGCACGACCGGCCGCGCCCGACGAGACCTGA